In Arthrobacter alpinus, a single window of DNA contains:
- a CDS encoding phosphoenolpyruvate carboxykinase (GTP), with protein MGHAPVQEHVEQAMTTHEGLAAWVAEVAALTLPDHIRWVDGSAREYAELTDQLVVDGTLTRLNPELFPKSFAAFSDPKDVARVEGRTYICSEKERDAGFTNNWMNPTAMKAILDEKFAGSMRGRTMYVIPFVMGPLHAEDPKFGVEITDSAYVVASMRIMANIGTEVLHKIEDTNAFFVPALHSVGAPLAPGQSDVAWPCNDEKWIVHFPEERSIFSYGSGYGGNALLGKKCFALRIASVMARDEGWLAEHMLILKLTSPENKDYHVAAAFPSACGKTNLALIEPTIPGWKAETLGDDINWMRFGKDGELRAINPEAGLFGVAPGTGWSTNPNAMAAIAKGNSIFTNVALTDDGGVWWEGMTDEVPGHLTDWQGNSWTPDSETPAAHPNSRFCTPIDQVDMLSHDYYSPEGVEINAILFGGRRKTTIPLVTQSRDWANGIFMGSTLSSETTAAATGAVGVVRRDPMAMLPFIGYDAGDYLKHWIELSAKADQARLPKIFLVNWFRRNSSGGFAWPGFGENSRVLKWVVERLEGTAEAVETPIGFVPAEGSLDLNGLAVPASDMEDALKVVPAEWETELAGIDEWYARFGDSLPAAMAAELTSLKARFAA; from the coding sequence ATGGGCCACGCGCCAGTGCAAGAACACGTTGAGCAGGCAATGACGACCCACGAGGGCTTGGCAGCCTGGGTAGCTGAGGTTGCGGCTTTGACCTTGCCGGATCATATCCGCTGGGTAGACGGGTCTGCACGGGAATATGCAGAGCTGACCGATCAGCTGGTTGTTGACGGAACTCTAACGCGGTTGAATCCGGAGCTGTTCCCTAAATCGTTCGCCGCATTCTCGGACCCCAAAGATGTGGCCCGAGTTGAAGGTCGGACCTACATCTGCTCCGAAAAAGAGCGGGATGCCGGATTCACGAACAACTGGATGAACCCGACCGCCATGAAGGCGATCCTGGATGAGAAGTTCGCCGGCTCAATGCGTGGACGCACCATGTACGTGATTCCTTTCGTCATGGGCCCCCTGCACGCCGAGGATCCCAAATTTGGCGTCGAAATCACCGACTCTGCTTACGTGGTTGCCTCCATGCGCATCATGGCCAACATTGGTACCGAGGTACTGCACAAGATCGAGGACACCAATGCGTTCTTCGTTCCGGCACTGCACTCGGTAGGCGCGCCGCTGGCTCCCGGCCAGAGCGATGTTGCCTGGCCTTGCAACGATGAGAAGTGGATTGTGCACTTCCCCGAAGAGCGCTCCATCTTCTCTTACGGCTCCGGATACGGCGGAAACGCCTTGCTCGGCAAGAAGTGCTTCGCCTTGCGCATCGCCTCCGTCATGGCACGCGATGAGGGCTGGTTGGCTGAGCACATGCTCATCCTCAAGCTCACCAGCCCGGAGAACAAGGACTACCACGTAGCTGCCGCATTCCCGTCGGCCTGTGGAAAGACCAATCTGGCCCTGATCGAGCCCACCATCCCCGGATGGAAGGCGGAGACGTTGGGAGATGACATCAATTGGATGCGCTTCGGCAAGGACGGCGAGCTGCGCGCAATCAACCCTGAGGCAGGTCTCTTTGGCGTGGCCCCCGGTACTGGCTGGTCCACCAACCCCAACGCCATGGCTGCGATCGCCAAGGGCAACTCCATTTTCACCAATGTTGCTTTGACTGACGACGGCGGCGTTTGGTGGGAGGGCATGACGGACGAGGTTCCCGGGCACCTCACGGATTGGCAGGGGAACAGCTGGACCCCTGACTCCGAGACCCCGGCTGCGCACCCCAACTCGCGCTTCTGCACCCCCATCGATCAGGTGGACATGCTCTCGCACGACTACTACTCACCTGAGGGCGTGGAAATCAACGCCATCTTGTTTGGTGGCCGTCGCAAGACCACCATCCCTTTGGTCACGCAATCTCGCGACTGGGCCAACGGCATCTTCATGGGTTCCACGCTGTCCTCGGAAACTACGGCGGCTGCAACTGGCGCCGTCGGTGTGGTCCGCCGCGATCCCATGGCCATGCTTCCGTTCATTGGCTACGACGCCGGTGACTACCTCAAGCACTGGATCGAGCTTTCCGCCAAGGCCGATCAGGCTCGCCTGCCGAAGATCTTCCTGGTGAATTGGTTCCGCCGCAACTCCAGTGGTGGATTCGCCTGGCCAGGTTTCGGTGAGAACAGCCGAGTTCTCAAGTGGGTGGTGGAACGCCTCGAAGGCACCGCTGAAGCCGTCGAGACCCCCATTGGCTTCGTTCCGGCAGAAGGATCACTGGACCTGAACGGGTTGGCGGTCCCGGCGTCGGACATGGAAGACGCACTCAAGGTGGTCCCCGCTGAATGGGAAACCGAACTGGCGGGAATCGACGAGTGGTACGCACGCTTTGGTGACTCACTGCCGGCAGCGATGGCTGCGGAGTTGACCAGCTTGAAGGCCCGCTTCGCCGCTTAG
- a CDS encoding glycoside hydrolase family 16 protein, translating to MEKATEPQHLDVGNAGLTLGRRAFVGAAGMMALACAAAPDALAAPKGTSPGGPSEQTWRELFAGKTLNKDLWEYELGNIRGNEQQHYSSGTDNVRVKDGQLVIAVTDRPAAEQYRNTARHGANARLVKYNSGSIRTHGRKDFLYGKLEIRARLPKGKGAFPAIWMLGHDFHLDGRISTSQGTGWPSCGELDVVELIGAPTLERASQGETAKADVSNRKIYGTPHFAYRLGDGDGDGTYRPYALGGASMIATDFNDDFHVFGINRTPEKLEWLLDGEVYKTLLFTDPDPLENERRQAAAAGMLRPMYLQINLATGGNWAGDAGDHLAEDGTSIVVDWVKYEQTPEQKAADTAYYAALPKLQGVVDIAIRQGQLVDLAKEVSVDTAGYEAAWSVNDTPMFVNGGAAGGRNEVRVVASSHAGSPTTADLPAGVYTLYYTAVPTGTFLGSSYKLAPTVPTQRARAVLAVLPANGITGEPRGKVGTIDLPDGWNFTKPSLKIAKNEEFEVTFINPLDMTVPAEKRLPVTFTLARDAITL from the coding sequence ATGGAGAAAGCAACTGAACCACAGCACCTTGATGTCGGAAATGCTGGGCTAACGCTCGGTCGTCGCGCTTTTGTCGGCGCTGCAGGCATGATGGCGCTCGCCTGCGCAGCCGCACCCGATGCCCTTGCCGCACCGAAGGGCACCAGCCCCGGTGGGCCGTCCGAACAAACCTGGCGTGAACTGTTCGCCGGCAAGACTCTCAACAAGGACCTGTGGGAGTACGAGCTTGGGAACATTCGCGGCAACGAACAGCAGCACTATTCCAGTGGCACAGACAATGTTCGAGTCAAGGATGGACAACTCGTCATCGCCGTAACGGATAGACCGGCTGCCGAGCAGTACCGCAATACCGCACGCCATGGCGCCAATGCACGTCTGGTCAAGTACAACTCCGGCAGCATCCGGACTCATGGCCGGAAGGACTTCCTCTACGGCAAACTCGAGATTCGCGCCCGCCTGCCCAAGGGCAAGGGCGCCTTCCCCGCCATTTGGATGCTGGGGCACGACTTTCATCTCGACGGTCGAATCTCCACATCTCAAGGAACTGGCTGGCCAAGCTGCGGCGAGCTCGACGTCGTCGAACTGATTGGCGCCCCCACCCTGGAAAGGGCAAGTCAAGGAGAAACGGCAAAGGCTGATGTCAGCAACCGCAAGATCTATGGCACCCCTCACTTTGCGTACCGATTGGGCGATGGGGACGGCGACGGCACTTACCGTCCTTACGCCCTCGGCGGAGCCAGCATGATCGCTACGGACTTCAACGACGACTTTCACGTTTTCGGCATCAACCGGACACCAGAGAAGCTCGAGTGGCTGCTCGACGGGGAGGTATACAAGACTCTCTTGTTCACCGACCCGGATCCACTGGAGAACGAGCGCCGCCAAGCCGCGGCTGCCGGCATGCTCCGCCCCATGTACTTGCAGATAAACCTCGCCACCGGCGGCAACTGGGCCGGCGACGCCGGAGACCACCTCGCCGAAGACGGCACCAGCATTGTCGTCGACTGGGTGAAGTATGAACAAACTCCCGAGCAGAAGGCGGCAGACACTGCGTACTACGCAGCGCTTCCGAAGCTCCAGGGCGTGGTCGACATCGCCATCCGGCAAGGCCAGCTCGTCGATCTGGCGAAGGAGGTTTCCGTGGATACCGCCGGATACGAGGCCGCATGGTCGGTTAACGACACCCCAATGTTCGTCAACGGCGGTGCGGCCGGTGGACGGAACGAGGTCCGAGTGGTGGCCAGCAGCCATGCCGGATCGCCGACCACGGCGGACCTTCCTGCTGGCGTTTACACGCTGTACTACACCGCTGTTCCGACGGGTACGTTCCTGGGCTCCAGCTACAAACTTGCCCCGACCGTGCCTACCCAACGCGCCCGTGCCGTACTTGCGGTCCTACCTGCCAACGGCATTACAGGCGAGCCACGCGGCAAGGTGGGAACTATTGACCTCCCGGATGGCTGGAACTTCACCAAGCCCTCCCTGAAAATCGCAAAGAACGAAGAGTTCGAGGTCACCTTCATCAATCCCTTGGACATGACGGTTCCCGCCGAGAAGCGCTTGCCCGTCACCTTCACGCTCGCCAGGGACGCCATTACCTTGTGA
- a CDS encoding FadR/GntR family transcriptional regulator, with protein sequence MSNSTITPKARFSAQVRLRALQADIMELILSRDLDAGDAMPTESELCEVLGVGRNTLRESLKVLQALGVIEIRHGFGMFVAPSNFDALADGLTFRGRLSLRHEGLEALQLVDIRQALEAGLMGACIAMVTKEHLVLIEAAVVKMEQLAERGEGFAEADAEFHRLLFEPLGNDLLMNLMSVFWKVYRKIHLQVGTGGTDLMHTASEHRSIYEAVAAQDAPRAAALLNSHFDGIRAKIKEFVEAGHPHALQA encoded by the coding sequence TTGTCCAATTCGACCATAACGCCGAAGGCACGGTTTAGTGCCCAGGTTCGGCTTCGCGCACTTCAGGCGGACATCATGGAGCTCATTTTGAGCCGCGATCTTGATGCTGGCGATGCCATGCCTACAGAAAGCGAACTCTGTGAAGTTTTGGGCGTTGGGCGAAACACCCTGCGCGAATCATTGAAGGTTTTGCAGGCCCTGGGTGTCATTGAAATTCGCCATGGCTTTGGGATGTTTGTAGCGCCAAGCAACTTTGATGCTCTCGCGGACGGCCTGACGTTCCGCGGCCGGCTGTCCCTGCGCCATGAGGGCCTTGAGGCATTGCAGCTTGTTGATATTCGCCAAGCGCTCGAAGCCGGTCTCATGGGTGCCTGCATTGCCATGGTCACCAAGGAGCATCTGGTTCTCATTGAGGCTGCCGTGGTGAAGATGGAGCAACTTGCCGAGCGCGGAGAAGGGTTCGCGGAAGCTGATGCGGAATTCCATCGCTTGCTCTTTGAACCCTTGGGCAACGATCTGCTCATGAACCTCATGAGTGTCTTCTGGAAGGTATACCGCAAGATCCACCTGCAGGTTGGCACCGGCGGTACCGATTTGATGCACACGGCTTCTGAACACAGAAGCATCTATGAGGCCGTCGCCGCCCAAGATGCGCCAAGGGCGGCAGCCCTGTTGAATTCCCACTTCGATGGCATCCGCGCCAAGATCAAGGAGTTCGTTGAAGCTGGCCACCCGCACGCACTCCAGGCCTAG
- a CDS encoding ABC transporter substrate-binding protein: MSNTLQNLPSSPASRRTFLKAAGVLGAATAFTATLAACGSSDKGTETSGSAAAVNKDLSIEAGISYSLSTGFDPMSSSGATPLAANLHIFEGLVELHPATREPYNALAKEDPKKIDDLTYQVTIRDGAKFHDGTPVTTEDVAYSFERVMDPANKALFAQFIFFIDSVKVVDEKTVEFKLKTAFAGFGPRISVVKVVPKAIASADQKAFDAKPIGSGPYKFVSAAKDDKIVFARNDDYNGPKPALAKDMTWLLLSDASARVTAMQSGRVQAIEDVPYLDVDALKGKVDVESVQSFGLMFLMFNTTKAPFDKKEVRQALHYALDKEAIIKTALLGNGTAASSYFQEGSPNYQKASTVYAFDADKAKSLLSAAGVSGLKLTLTSTDTAWVKDVIPLIKKNWDAVGVETTLEPLASAAVYAPEKVGGLNYDVVAAPGDPSVFGNDADILLSWFFRGDTWAKNRFAWSETAEYKEVQTKLNAALAASEADAKKLYSEIINIIAEEAPLYPIFHRKLPTAWDSKKLSGFAPLPTTGVSFVGVGRTE, from the coding sequence ATGAGCAATACTCTTCAGAACCTGCCTTCCAGCCCCGCTTCACGGCGCACGTTCCTCAAGGCCGCTGGAGTCCTTGGAGCAGCAACCGCGTTCACGGCAACACTCGCAGCTTGCGGATCCTCGGATAAGGGCACGGAGACCAGTGGCTCCGCAGCCGCAGTCAACAAGGATCTCTCCATCGAGGCCGGCATCTCCTACTCGCTCTCCACGGGTTTCGACCCCATGAGCTCCTCAGGCGCCACCCCGCTGGCCGCCAACCTGCACATCTTCGAAGGCTTGGTTGAACTTCACCCGGCAACGCGTGAACCGTACAACGCGCTGGCCAAGGAAGACCCCAAGAAGATCGATGACCTGACCTACCAGGTTACGATTCGCGACGGCGCCAAGTTCCACGACGGCACCCCGGTCACCACCGAAGACGTTGCTTACTCCTTCGAACGCGTCATGGACCCGGCCAACAAGGCCCTGTTCGCACAGTTCATCTTCTTCATCGATTCCGTCAAGGTTGTCGACGAGAAGACTGTTGAGTTCAAGCTCAAGACCGCATTCGCCGGCTTCGGCCCCCGCATCTCCGTGGTCAAGGTTGTCCCCAAGGCCATTGCATCAGCCGACCAGAAGGCCTTCGACGCCAAGCCGATCGGCTCCGGCCCGTACAAGTTCGTTTCCGCAGCCAAGGACGACAAGATCGTCTTTGCTCGCAACGATGACTACAACGGCCCGAAGCCGGCCCTGGCCAAGGACATGACCTGGCTGCTCCTCTCGGATGCATCCGCCCGCGTTACGGCAATGCAGTCCGGCCGCGTTCAGGCCATCGAAGATGTTCCCTACCTGGATGTTGACGCCCTCAAGGGCAAGGTTGACGTTGAGTCCGTTCAGTCCTTCGGCCTGATGTTCCTCATGTTCAACACGACCAAGGCCCCCTTCGACAAGAAGGAAGTTCGCCAGGCCCTGCACTACGCCCTGGACAAGGAAGCCATCATCAAGACCGCCCTGCTGGGCAATGGAACGGCTGCTTCTTCCTACTTCCAGGAAGGAAGCCCCAACTACCAGAAGGCTTCCACCGTTTACGCCTTCGACGCAGACAAGGCCAAGTCGCTGCTCTCCGCGGCAGGCGTATCCGGCCTGAAGCTGACCCTGACCAGCACGGACACCGCCTGGGTCAAGGACGTCATCCCGCTCATCAAGAAGAACTGGGATGCCGTTGGCGTGGAAACCACGCTGGAGCCCTTGGCTTCCGCAGCTGTCTACGCACCCGAAAAGGTTGGCGGCCTGAACTACGACGTCGTCGCCGCTCCCGGCGATCCCTCCGTCTTCGGTAACGACGCTGACATCTTGCTCAGCTGGTTCTTCCGTGGCGACACCTGGGCCAAGAACCGCTTCGCATGGAGCGAAACCGCAGAGTACAAGGAAGTCCAGACCAAGCTGAACGCAGCACTGGCCGCTTCCGAGGCTGACGCCAAGAAGCTCTACAGCGAAATCATCAACATCATCGCTGAAGAAGCACCGCTGTACCCGATCTTCCACCGCAAGCTGCCTACGGCTTGGGATTCCAAGAAGCTCAGCGGCTTCGCACCGCTGCCCACCACCGGCGTTTCCTTCGTTGGCGTTGGACGCACCGAGTAA